A part of Pararhizobium sp. A13 genomic DNA contains:
- a CDS encoding ABC transporter ATP-binding protein, producing the protein MNDIAIELCGIDKSFGLVHANKNINLTVRKGTIHGIIGENGAGKSTLMSILYGFYQADSGDIVVDGKKVTIKDPNAAIASGIGMVHQHFMLVENFTVLENVMLGAEDSQILNTSISKARVELKRLEREYALEVDPDALIEELPVGLQQRVEILKALYRKADILILDEPTGVLTPPEADHLFRILGQLKEQGKTIIFITHKLREIMAITDEVSVMRRGEMVATRHTQETSVEELAELMVGRRVLLRVDKGAANPGAVKLSVENLTVRDSRGVTMVDNVAFTLRAGEIVGIAGVAGNGQSELLEAISGIRRAVSGRVLLNGEPVDVTGHADPGDLRNRGLAHVPEDRHHVGLVLKFEEAENGILGYHHDKRYLNGVFLDTKAIQADAEEKIKKYDIRPPNPRLKTANFSGGNQQKIVLAREMERGPDVLIIGQPTRGVDVGAIEFIHKRIIEMRDQGKAVLLVSVELDEIRALSDRIIVMFAGRVVGERGPDATEGELGLLMAGVEGRKEAAE; encoded by the coding sequence ATGAACGATATTGCCATCGAATTGTGTGGCATCGACAAGAGCTTTGGTCTTGTCCATGCCAACAAGAACATCAATCTGACCGTCCGCAAGGGCACCATTCACGGTATCATCGGTGAAAACGGAGCCGGCAAGTCGACCCTGATGTCGATCCTCTACGGCTTCTATCAGGCCGATAGTGGCGATATCGTCGTCGATGGCAAAAAGGTCACGATCAAGGACCCGAACGCGGCGATCGCCAGCGGCATCGGCATGGTTCACCAGCATTTCATGCTGGTCGAGAATTTCACCGTGCTCGAGAATGTCATGCTCGGCGCGGAAGACAGCCAGATCCTCAATACCAGCATTTCAAAGGCGCGCGTAGAATTGAAGCGGCTCGAGCGCGAATACGCGCTGGAGGTCGATCCGGATGCGCTGATCGAGGAGCTTCCGGTCGGCCTGCAGCAGCGCGTCGAAATTCTGAAGGCTCTCTATCGCAAGGCCGATATCCTCATTCTCGACGAGCCGACGGGCGTCTTGACGCCGCCGGAGGCAGATCACCTGTTCCGCATCCTCGGCCAACTGAAGGAGCAGGGAAAGACGATCATCTTCATCACGCACAAGCTGCGCGAGATCATGGCGATCACCGATGAGGTCTCCGTGATGCGTCGCGGCGAAATGGTGGCGACGCGCCACACCCAGGAAACCTCGGTCGAGGAACTGGCCGAGCTCATGGTCGGCCGCCGCGTCCTGCTGCGCGTCGACAAGGGGGCGGCCAATCCGGGTGCCGTCAAGCTCTCGGTCGAAAACCTGACGGTCCGTGACAGCCGTGGCGTTACCATGGTCGACAATGTCGCCTTCACCCTGCGCGCCGGAGAGATCGTCGGCATTGCCGGCGTTGCCGGCAACGGGCAGTCCGAACTGCTGGAGGCGATTTCAGGTATCCGTAGAGCCGTCAGTGGCAGGGTGCTGCTTAACGGCGAGCCGGTCGATGTCACCGGCCACGCCGATCCCGGCGATTTGCGCAACAGGGGCCTCGCTCATGTGCCGGAAGACCGGCATCATGTCGGTCTGGTCCTGAAGTTCGAGGAGGCCGAGAACGGCATTCTCGGCTACCACCACGACAAGCGCTACCTGAACGGCGTCTTCCTCGACACCAAGGCGATCCAGGCCGATGCCGAGGAGAAGATCAAGAAATACGACATCAGGCCGCCCAATCCGCGGCTGAAGACCGCCAATTTCTCCGGCGGAAACCAGCAGAAGATCGTGCTGGCGCGCGAGATGGAGCGCGGTCCTGACGTGCTGATCATCGGCCAGCCGACGCGCGGCGTCGATGTCGGCGCGATCGAATTCATCCACAAGCGGATCATCGAGATGCGGGATCAGGGCAAGGCAGTCCTGCTCGTTTCCGTCGAACTCGATGAAATTCGCGCCCTGTCCGATCGCATCATCGTGATGTTCGCCGGCCGTGTCGTCGGTGAGCGGGGGCCGGATGCGACCGAAGGGGAACTGGGCCTGCTGATGGCCGGTGTCGAAGGCCGCAAGGAGGCCGCCGAATGA
- a CDS encoding BMP family ABC transporter substrate-binding protein: MKKTLLGLFAFSMMSATALAADIKPAIIYDLGGKFDKSFNEAAFNGAEKFKTETGIEYREFEIANDAQREQALRRFAGDGNNPIVMAGFSWAAALEKVAVEYPDIKFAIIDMVVDKPNVKSVVFKEQEGSYLVGVLAGMASKSKTVSFIGGMDIPLIHKFACGYIGGAKSVGPDVKVLEAYTGTTPDAWNDPVKGGEIAKSQFDQGSDVVYHAAGGTGVGVLQAAADAGKLGIGVDSNQNGLQPGKVLTSMLKRVDVAVYDAFSSAKEDKFAFGISNLGLKEDGVGYALDDNNKALITPEMQAAVDKAKADIIAGTIQVHDYMSTESCTY, from the coding sequence ATGAAAAAAACCCTCCTCGGTCTCTTCGCCTTCTCGATGATGTCCGCCACGGCGCTCGCCGCCGACATCAAGCCGGCGATCATCTACGATCTCGGCGGCAAGTTCGACAAATCCTTCAACGAAGCGGCCTTCAACGGCGCCGAAAAGTTCAAGACCGAAACCGGCATCGAATACCGCGAGTTCGAAATCGCCAACGATGCGCAGCGTGAGCAGGCGCTTCGCCGCTTCGCCGGCGACGGCAACAACCCGATCGTGATGGCCGGCTTCTCCTGGGCTGCAGCCCTTGAAAAAGTCGCTGTGGAATATCCGGACATCAAGTTCGCCATCATCGACATGGTGGTTGATAAGCCGAACGTGAAGTCGGTTGTCTTCAAGGAACAGGAAGGCTCCTACCTCGTCGGCGTGCTGGCCGGCATGGCTTCGAAGTCGAAGACCGTCAGCTTCATCGGTGGCATGGATATTCCGCTGATCCACAAGTTCGCCTGTGGTTATATCGGCGGCGCCAAGTCGGTCGGTCCTGACGTCAAGGTGCTGGAAGCCTACACGGGCACGACGCCGGACGCCTGGAACGACCCGGTGAAGGGCGGCGAAATTGCCAAGTCGCAATTCGACCAGGGTTCGGACGTCGTCTATCATGCGGCCGGTGGCACCGGCGTCGGCGTGCTGCAGGCAGCAGCGGATGCCGGCAAGCTCGGCATCGGCGTCGATTCGAACCAGAACGGCCTTCAGCCGGGCAAGGTCCTGACCTCGATGCTCAAGCGTGTCGATGTGGCCGTCTATGACGCCTTCTCGTCCGCCAAGGAGGACAAGTTCGCCTTCGGCATCTCCAATCTCGGCCTCAAGGAAGATGGCGTCGGTTACGCGCTCGATGACAACAACAAGGCTTTGATCACCCCGGAAATGCAGGCGGCGGTTGATAAGGCAAAGGCCGATATTATTGCCGGCACCATCCAGGTTCACGACTACATGTCGACCGAATCCTGCACCTACTGA
- a CDS encoding TonB-dependent siderophore receptor — protein sequence MQIKGTGLYRILMASVAVAAIAIPQAARAQDAATGSATTLERLTVEGGKASDRQATGPVDGYVAKATGTGSKTATPISEIPQSVSVVGREELEDRGVVTKIDEALRYTAGVSTEPFGSDPDTDWFYIRGFDATQAGVFLDGLNLYSYGFGGFQMDAYMLERVEVLKGPASVLYGGSSPGGIVDLIRKRPQDEPAYSTEIGINNFGNAFFGFDANDRLNADGTLTYRITGKVAGGDNYSDYSEDLRGFLMPQVTYAPDDTTSLTVYAIASALDQTHVGNGFLPYEGTVTSAPFGKIGRDFFFGEPDHDFGRYDQQMIGYEFSHEFDNGWKVTQNLRYGHLDKAEELVYPYAYTADYELARLGFKHDTSVDSFAVDNRAEKEFATGALGHSLLLGLDYKNFKIDQTQASAFPASNLDPEDPVYGGDLPAYFTYLDQVMRLKQVGVYAQDQVRFGDGWLVTLNGRYDHVDTESDAAIGTSYQATDDALSGRAGLAYEFDNGLTPYVSAATFFNPLIGTAFDGSPLKPEEGHQFEGGIKYEPAFIDGLFTASVYHIVKQNVALTRPDFLQEQLGEVTSTGLELEGKVNLNQNWKLLGSYTYNDLEITEDLNADLIGNRPYLIPQHQASLWLEYLVTVGALEGVSVGGGLRYQGESFADNANTAKVPDAVVADAAIRYEKNGWGAALNVTNLFDKEYVKGCQGLFTCGYGDQRTVTLKLSKSW from the coding sequence ATGCAGATCAAGGGGACGGGTCTCTACCGCATATTGATGGCGAGCGTGGCTGTGGCAGCGATCGCCATCCCGCAGGCAGCCCGGGCGCAGGATGCGGCAACGGGCAGCGCGACGACGTTGGAACGCTTGACCGTCGAGGGCGGCAAGGCAAGCGACAGGCAAGCCACCGGACCCGTCGACGGCTACGTGGCAAAGGCGACCGGTACCGGCTCCAAGACCGCCACGCCGATCTCCGAAATTCCGCAATCCGTTTCCGTGGTCGGGCGCGAGGAACTGGAAGACCGCGGCGTCGTGACCAAGATCGACGAGGCGTTGCGCTACACCGCCGGCGTCTCGACCGAGCCTTTCGGCAGCGATCCGGATACCGACTGGTTCTACATCCGCGGTTTCGACGCGACCCAGGCCGGCGTCTTTCTCGACGGTCTCAACCTCTATTCCTACGGTTTCGGCGGCTTCCAGATGGATGCCTACATGCTGGAGCGCGTCGAGGTTCTGAAAGGCCCGGCCTCGGTACTCTATGGTGGCTCCAGCCCCGGTGGCATCGTCGATCTCATCCGCAAGCGGCCGCAGGACGAGCCGGCCTATTCGACCGAAATTGGCATCAACAATTTCGGCAATGCCTTCTTCGGCTTCGATGCCAACGACAGGCTGAACGCTGACGGCACGCTCACCTACCGCATCACCGGCAAGGTCGCCGGAGGCGACAATTACAGCGACTATTCGGAGGATCTGCGCGGATTCCTGATGCCGCAGGTGACCTATGCGCCGGACGATACGACGAGCCTTACCGTCTACGCCATCGCTTCCGCGCTCGACCAGACCCATGTCGGCAACGGCTTCCTGCCCTATGAGGGCACAGTGACAAGTGCTCCGTTCGGCAAGATCGGCCGCGACTTCTTCTTCGGCGAACCGGATCACGATTTCGGCCGCTATGATCAGCAGATGATTGGCTACGAGTTTTCGCACGAATTCGACAATGGCTGGAAGGTCACGCAGAACCTGCGCTACGGCCACCTCGACAAGGCCGAAGAGCTTGTCTATCCCTACGCCTATACGGCAGATTATGAGCTGGCGCGCTTGGGCTTCAAGCATGATACGTCCGTCGACAGCTTCGCGGTCGACAACCGGGCCGAAAAGGAATTCGCCACCGGAGCGCTCGGCCATTCGCTTCTGCTCGGCCTCGACTACAAGAATTTCAAGATCGACCAGACACAGGCTTCGGCGTTTCCGGCGTCGAACCTCGACCCCGAGGACCCGGTCTACGGGGGCGATCTCCCCGCCTACTTCACCTATCTCGATCAGGTCATGCGCCTGAAGCAGGTCGGCGTCTACGCACAGGATCAGGTCCGCTTCGGTGATGGCTGGCTTGTCACCCTGAACGGCCGCTATGATCACGTCGACACGGAGTCCGATGCGGCGATCGGCACCAGCTACCAAGCGACCGACGATGCGCTCAGCGGTCGGGCCGGACTTGCCTATGAATTCGACAACGGCCTGACGCCCTATGTATCGGCCGCGACTTTCTTCAATCCGCTGATCGGCACGGCCTTCGACGGCAGCCCGCTCAAGCCGGAAGAGGGGCATCAGTTCGAAGGCGGCATCAAATATGAGCCGGCCTTCATCGACGGCCTGTTCACCGCCTCGGTCTACCATATCGTCAAGCAGAACGTCGCGCTGACCCGGCCCGACTTCCTGCAGGAACAGTTGGGGGAGGTGACCTCCACCGGACTTGAACTCGAAGGCAAGGTCAATCTGAACCAGAACTGGAAACTGCTCGGTTCCTACACCTACAATGATCTGGAAATCACCGAGGACCTGAATGCCGACCTGATCGGCAACCGGCCCTATCTGATCCCGCAACATCAGGCCTCGCTGTGGCTGGAATATCTGGTGACGGTGGGTGCGCTGGAAGGCGTCAGCGTCGGCGGCGGGCTACGCTATCAGGGCGAATCCTTCGCCGACAACGCCAATACCGCCAAGGTTCCGGACGCCGTCGTTGCCGATGCGGCGATCCGCTACGAAAAGAACGGCTGGGGTGCCGCGCTCAACGTGACGAACCTGTTCGACAAGGAATACGTCAAGGGTTGCCAGGGCCTCTTCACCTGCGGCTATGGCGACCAGCGGACCGTGACGCTGAAGCTCAGCAAGTCCTGGTAG
- a CDS encoding SlyX family protein — MSEDRERITQLEETVAYQAKTIEELSDQLAEQWKIVEQTRTKLDRLTERFLSLEEQSLDAPAITRPPHY; from the coding sequence ATGAGCGAAGACCGCGAACGTATCACCCAGCTCGAGGAGACGGTCGCCTATCAGGCGAAGACGATCGAAGAACTGTCGGATCAGCTGGCAGAACAGTGGAAGATCGTCGAGCAGACCCGCACCAAGCTCGACCGCCTGACCGAGCGGTTCCTCAGCCTTGAGGAACAAAGCCTCGACGCGCCCGCGATTACGCGTCCGCCGCATTACTGA